Proteins encoded together in one Musa acuminata AAA Group cultivar baxijiao chromosome BXJ3-6, Cavendish_Baxijiao_AAA, whole genome shotgun sequence window:
- the LOC135582472 gene encoding endoglucanase 12-like: MHYSNRWGGSFDIQHDSHADDVQSSNMAIDKAALLREQLDETQQGWLLGPRDVKKDKYIDLWIVVCKKEMVKWVVYSLLIAFVVIGVPIVVAKMIPTHKEPVLLPDEYTVALRLALEFFNAQKSGRLPKNNGVPWRGNSGLQDGSELSDVIGGLVGGYYDSGNNIKFHYPMAFSMTLLSWSAVEYGPKYEAIGEYDHVRDIIKWGVDYLLRTFNSSASTINKMYCQVGVAQRDSNNPDDEYCWQRPEDMNYPRPVLTSTSAPDLGSEVAAALAAASLVFTEEDTAYSTKLVKAAKTAYRFATESGQQAPYSSGNQQIERFYNSTGYWDEFIWASAWLFYATGNYTYLSRATDPRVYHNANASFLKRPDSRVFSWDNKLPAAQLLLSRIRVFLNPGYPYEDMLSEFHANTDINMCSYLRQFNVFNWTKGGLAQLNRGRPRSLQYAANAAFLASLYADYMNASRVPGWYCGPNYFNSSTLRNFAASQINYILGANPGNMSYLVGYGHRYPKHVRHRGASTPNNGRRYSCTGGRTWRDSKAANPNVITGAMVGGPDKYDRFFDERKNGNYTEPTLAGNAGLVAALVSLTSSSGVGVDRNTIFSAVPSLHSNKPPPPSNWNP, from the exons ATGCATTATTCCAATCGATGGGGCGGGTCGTTCGACATCCAACACGATTCTCACGCGGATGACGTGCAAAGCAGCAACATGGCGATCGACAAGGCGGCGCTTCTCCGCGAGCAGCTAGACGAGACGCAGCAGGGGTGGCTTCTCGGTCCCAGGGACGTCAAGAAGGACAAGTACATCGACCTGTGGATCGTTGTCTGTAAGAAGGAGATGGTGAAGTGGGTAGTGTACTCACTTTTAATTGCATTCGTTGTCATCGGAGTCCCCATCGTCGTCGCAAAGATGATTCCGACGCACAAAGAGCCGGTGCTGCTGCCGGACGAATACACGGTGGCCCTCCGCCTAGCCCTCGAATTCTTCAATGCACAAAAAT CTGGTAGGCTGCCGAAGAACAATGGAGTGCCATGGAGGGGGAACTCTGGCCTACAAGATGGATCGGAGTTATCGGACGTGATAGGTGGGCTAGTTGGAGGTTACTACGACAGCGGGAACAACATCAAGTTCCATTATCCCATGGCCTTTTCCATGACACTGCTAAGCTGGTCCGCCGTGGAGTATGGTCCAAAGTATGAAGCCATCGGAGAATACGACCATGTCCGGGACATCATCAAGTGGGGCGTCGACTACTTGCTTCGCACCTTCAATTCCTCTGCCTCAACCATCAACAAAATGTATTGCCAG GTGGGGGTTGCACAAAGAGATTCCAACAATCCGGATGATGAATACTGCTGGCAGAGGCCAGAGGACATGAACTATCCTCGGCCGGTGCTGACTTCTACTTCCGCACCTGATTTGGGAAGCGAGGTGGCTGCAGCCTTAGCTGCTGCTTCACTTGTATTCACGGAGGAGGACACTGCTTACTCTACCAAACTGGTCAAGGCAGCGAAAACAGCTTACCGGTTTGCTACAGAGTCAGGGCAGCAAGCACCATACTCATCGGGGAACCAGCAGATAGAAAGGTTCTACAACTCCACTGGTTATTGGGATGAGTTCATATGGGCCTCTGCTTGGCTGTTCTACGCCACTGGAAACTACACCTATCTGTCGCGTGCGACCGATCCCCGCGTCTATCATAATGCTAATGCTTCCTTCTTGAAGCGCCCGGATTCGAGGGTGTTCAGCTGGGACAACAAGCTTCCGGCAGCCCAGCTACTCTTGTCAAGGATTAGGGTTTTCTTGAATCCAGGATACCCTTACGAAGACATGCTCAGTGAGTTCCATGCTAACACAGACATAAACATGTGTTCTTATCTCCGTCAGTTCAACGTCTTCAACTGGACCAAAG GAGGACTTGCTCAGCTGAACCGTGGGCGGCCTCGGTCACTGCAGTATGCAGCGAATGCAGCCTTCCTTGCATCCCTCTATGCTGACTACATGAATGCTAGCCGAGTCCCCGGATGGTATTGTGGACCCAATTACTTCAACTCAAGCACACTTCGAAACTTTGCAGCCTCTCAG ATCAACTACATCTTGGGAGCCAATCCCGGGAATATGAGTTATTTGGTAGGCTATGGGCATAGATACCCGAAGCATGTGCGCCACCGAGGTGCTTCTACCCCCAACAATGGCCGCCGGTACTCGTGCACTGGTGGAAGGACGTGGCGAGACTCCAAAGCAGCGAATCCTAATGTCATCACCGGTGCCATGGTCGGTGGCCCTGACAAATACGATCGCTTCTTCGATGAGCGGAAGAACGGGAACTACACCGAGCCGACGCTGGCCGGGAATGCTGGACTCGTTGCAGCCCTGGTCTCTCTTACAAGCAGCAGCGGCGTGGGCGTTGACAGGAACACCATCTTCTCTGCCGTGCCATCTCTCCACTCCAATAAACCTCCGCCACCATCCAATTGGAATCCATAA